One segment of bacterium DNA contains the following:
- a CDS encoding glycosyltransferase: MFFIIFLTLLFTVFYLLLIIIWIKGLNNRNAAITSKKLNVSVIIPTHNAEDTIPSVIESLNAQTYPSEFWEVIFVDDRSTDKTGEICKNALNYIENSSLISITNVDRNVSPKKNALLNGINKAKGEIILTTDSDTVLPPGWIESMVQCYRDDVSMVLGYAPYRTDMPFDKLFHKILALEYFSMGAVAAGSCGAGFPLTSFGANLSFRKKDFFKIGGYGDTISILSGDDDLLMHRFRNSCKNKIIFNASKESHVKTDPPADLKAFIRQRIRFSSKHLAYPLKAKLIMGTIYIFHLLLLILLISTLFNLKLLPVSISIIFTKSFFELYFLNKAKKIFNERRLLRYYFPAFLPHLLYVVFIPIFAQIAPEKW; the protein is encoded by the coding sequence ATGTTTTTTATTATTTTTTTAACTCTTTTATTTACAGTTTTTTATTTACTTTTGATCATAATCTGGATCAAAGGCCTGAATAATAGAAACGCAGCAATTACGTCAAAAAAATTAAATGTATCAGTTATAATTCCTACTCACAATGCTGAAGATACAATTCCTTCAGTAATTGAAAGTCTGAATGCACAGACTTATCCGTCTGAATTCTGGGAAGTTATTTTTGTTGATGACCGGTCAACAGACAAAACAGGAGAAATCTGTAAAAATGCTCTTAATTATATAGAAAATTCATCCTTGATTTCAATTACAAATGTTGACAGAAATGTATCTCCCAAAAAAAATGCCCTTTTAAATGGTATCAATAAAGCCAAAGGCGAAATTATTTTAACAACAGACAGTGACACTGTGTTACCGCCAGGGTGGATTGAATCAATGGTACAGTGCTATAGAGACGATGTTTCCATGGTTCTGGGCTATGCTCCCTACAGGACAGATATGCCTTTTGATAAATTATTCCATAAAATTCTCGCGCTGGAGTATTTTTCAATGGGTGCGGTTGCCGCAGGATCATGCGGAGCAGGTTTTCCTCTTACATCTTTCGGAGCGAATCTTTCTTTTCGAAAAAAAGATTTTTTTAAAATCGGCGGATACGGAGATACCATCTCAATTCTTTCCGGTGACGATGACCTGCTTATGCATAGATTCAGAAATTCCTGTAAAAATAAAATTATTTTTAATGCATCAAAAGAAAGCCATGTAAAAACAGATCCGCCGGCAGATTTAAAAGCATTCATACGCCAGCGGATCAGATTCAGTTCAAAGCATTTGGCTTATCCGTTAAAAGCAAAACTGATTATGGGCACAATTTATATTTTCCATCTGCTCCTGTTAATACTTTTAATTTCAACGCTGTTTAATTTAAAGCTCCTGCCGGTATCAATCAGTATTATTTTCACAAAATCTTTCTTTGAACTCTATTTTCTTAATAAGGCAAAAAAAATATTTAATGAGCGCAGACTTCTCAGATACTACTTCCCTGCTTTTCTACCACATCTTCTGTACGTTGTTTTTATTCCCATTTTTGCGCAGATTGCGCCTGAAAAGTGGTAG
- a CDS encoding sodium:alanine symporter family protein — MDAINNLLVQINTFAGNKSVWFPYILLGTGIFFSIYLRFPQIRFFRHALRIVTGRYEKDSFAGDTTHFQSLATALSGTIGTGNIGGVGLALWIGGPAALFWLWVTAFFGMTLKFVECSLSHKYRNVESDGSISGGPMYYMEKKLNMKWLAVIFAAATVICSFGTGNLPQINNIARTTQRVFNIPLWALGSSLAILLFLIIIGGIKRIAKVTEKIVPVMGIIYILGALTVIFA, encoded by the coding sequence ATGGATGCTATTAATAATTTACTGGTTCAGATCAACACCTTTGCCGGAAACAAGAGCGTATGGTTTCCATACATACTTCTCGGTACAGGAATATTTTTCAGTATTTACCTCAGATTTCCTCAGATCCGATTTTTCAGGCATGCGCTGCGTATTGTAACAGGGCGTTATGAAAAAGATTCTTTTGCCGGCGATACAACTCACTTTCAATCCCTTGCAACTGCCCTTTCCGGTACTATCGGGACTGGAAACATCGGCGGAGTAGGACTGGCTCTCTGGATAGGAGGCCCTGCAGCACTGTTTTGGCTTTGGGTAACAGCATTTTTCGGTATGACATTAAAGTTTGTTGAGTGCAGTCTTTCACACAAATATCGTAATGTTGAATCTGATGGAAGCATTTCAGGCGGCCCCATGTACTACATGGAGAAGAAGCTGAACATGAAGTGGCTGGCTGTAATTTTTGCCGCTGCAACAGTGATTTGTTCTTTCGGAACAGGGAATCTCCCACAGATTAACAATATTGCTCGTACGACTCAGCGGGTTTTTAATATACCTCTCTGGGCATTAGGCAGTTCTCTCGCAATACTTTTATTCTTAATAATTATCGGCGGTATAAAGCGTATTGCAAAAGTAACAGAGAAGATTGTGCCTGTTATGGGTATAATATATATTCTTGGTGCTTTAACAGTTATTTTTGC
- a CDS encoding TetR/AcrR family transcriptional regulator, protein MKRKNEKFDRIISTGKKLFWKYGIKRVSVEEICQHSNVSKMTFYKYFKNKVDLACTILDGLVKEGVADYNKIMSSDDTFKNKLENIILLKIKYSENLSFEILNDLYSGNFPQLNNLMENASEKNLKFFRQDLKKAQDKGEIRKNLDLDFLMYILNKSTDIIKDKQLRAHFKSPQEMIRELVEFVFFGIVERN, encoded by the coding sequence ATGAAAAGAAAAAATGAAAAATTTGACAGGATTATCTCAACCGGGAAAAAGCTATTCTGGAAATACGGAATAAAACGCGTAAGTGTTGAAGAGATATGTCAACACAGCAATGTGAGCAAAATGACTTTTTACAAGTATTTTAAAAATAAAGTAGACCTCGCCTGTACAATTTTAGATGGACTTGTTAAAGAAGGTGTTGCTGATTATAACAAAATAATGAGCAGTGATGATACATTTAAAAATAAGCTGGAAAATATTATCCTTTTAAAAATCAAATATTCGGAAAATCTGAGTTTTGAAATATTAAATGATTTATACAGCGGCAATTTTCCCCAATTAAATAATTTAATGGAAAATGCCAGTGAAAAAAATCTAAAATTTTTCAGGCAGGATTTAAAAAAGGCTCAGGATAAGGGTGAGATAAGAAAAAATCTCGATCTGGATTTTCTCATGTATATTCTGAACAAATCCACTGATATTATCAAAGATAAACAACTTAGAGCCCATTTTAAAAGCCCGCAGGAAATGATCAGAGAACTGGTTGAATTTGTATTTTTCGGTATCGTGGAGAGGAATTAA
- a CDS encoding ABC transporter permease — MIIPVLAAKNTFRAGIKTWLNSFVLSLSIVTIIWLQGIYKGMELQASKAMIDAELGGGQYWAHGYDPYDPFSIDDSHQIISPQLSELIEKNAATPILITRGMLYKDGRVSPVLLKGIDPVQKILTIPSHVLKNSEDGIIPALIGTRMAKSARLQKGDIFTVQWKDSKGAFDAINFQVVEIMKTDVQNIDNNQLWVPLATLQGLFGLDKEATIIVLGKNTQAVNTNDNWSFKNLDFLLQDLKTLVQAKTAGGMIFYVILIFLAMIAIFDTQTLSIFKRKKEIGTLMALGMTNGKVVALFTFEGIAYNFLADLIAFVYGFPLMYLTFTKGWKLPAATDSYGFALGDTLYPHYSLQLIFGTLIILLILTAVVSYLPARKISKLKPTKALRGSTI, encoded by the coding sequence ATGATCATTCCTGTTCTTGCTGCAAAGAATACATTCAGGGCAGGCATAAAAACCTGGCTTAATTCATTTGTCCTTTCCTTGAGTATTGTTACGATAATTTGGCTTCAGGGAATATACAAGGGAATGGAGCTGCAAGCCTCAAAAGCAATGATAGATGCTGAACTTGGAGGAGGCCAATATTGGGCTCATGGATATGATCCATACGATCCATTCTCAATTGATGACAGTCACCAGATAATCTCTCCTCAACTTTCAGAATTAATCGAAAAAAATGCGGCAACTCCAATTTTAATTACAAGAGGAATGCTTTACAAGGATGGAAGGGTCAGTCCTGTTCTTTTAAAAGGGATTGATCCTGTGCAGAAAATATTAACAATTCCGTCCCATGTTCTGAAAAATTCAGAAGACGGAATTATTCCAGCATTAATAGGGACCCGAATGGCAAAATCCGCAAGACTGCAAAAGGGTGATATTTTTACTGTTCAGTGGAAAGATTCAAAAGGCGCGTTTGATGCTATAAATTTTCAGGTTGTTGAAATAATGAAAACAGATGTTCAGAATATTGACAACAATCAATTATGGGTGCCGCTTGCAACATTACAGGGATTATTCGGGCTTGATAAAGAAGCAACTATCATAGTCCTGGGTAAAAATACGCAAGCTGTAAATACCAATGATAATTGGTCGTTTAAAAATCTGGATTTTCTTCTGCAGGATCTTAAGACACTTGTACAGGCGAAAACTGCAGGAGGAATGATTTTTTACGTTATCCTGATATTTTTAGCAATGATAGCTATTTTTGACACACAAACCCTGTCAATTTTTAAAAGAAAAAAGGAAATAGGAACTCTGATGGCTTTGGGCATGACCAATGGAAAAGTTGTGGCTTTATTTACATTCGAAGGTATAGCATATAATTTTCTTGCTGATTTAATTGCTTTTGTTTACGGTTTTCCTTTGATGTATTTAACTTTTACAAAAGGATGGAAATTACCCGCTGCAACAGATTCTTATGGTTTTGCACTTGGCGACACTCTTTATCCCCATTACAGTCTTCAGTTAATATTCGGCACATTAATTATTCTGCTGATTTTAACAGCAGTTGTCAGTTATCTGCCGGCTAGAAAAATATCAAAACTGAAACCTACAAAAGCATTAAGAGGAAGTACAATTTAA
- a CDS encoding ABC transporter permease — MIKFILKGLFRDKSRSLFPILTVFSGVFLTVFLYSYLNGFMTEMIRTTAHFDTGHVKIMTRAYAEEKSQIPNDLALTDVDSILASLNSRYPTMYWQPRIRFGGLLDIPDERGETKEQTPVYGMAVDLTGKNSVEKRILELENKIVSGKIITRPDQIIVSTLLAEKLKVSPGDTVTLISSTMNGSMTMWNFVISGTVQFGISGLDKSLVIVDLSGIQQALDMENCAGEIIGLFKNDLYIKDQSSSIAENFNEKYKDSEDEFAPVMVTLYNQNELASYLDMAAMFSGIIAFIFIGAMSIVLWNAGLLGGLRRYGEFGIRLAMGETKPKIYKSLILESLLIGIFGSILGTMAGLAISYFLEYHGLNMSSMFRNATLTVNDVIRADVNATSYYIGFIPGICATILGSAISGINIFKRNTAQLFKKLEA, encoded by the coding sequence ATGATAAAATTTATCTTAAAAGGACTTTTTAGGGACAAGTCACGGTCCCTGTTTCCAATTCTGACAGTTTTTTCCGGTGTATTTCTTACAGTATTTCTCTACAGCTACTTAAATGGCTTTATGACAGAAATGATAAGAACAACTGCTCATTTTGATACAGGCCATGTAAAAATTATGACACGAGCTTATGCTGAAGAAAAGTCTCAAATTCCTAATGACCTTGCATTGACAGATGTTGATTCGATCCTTGCATCCCTGAACAGCAGGTATCCGACAATGTACTGGCAGCCAAGAATAAGGTTCGGCGGTCTTTTGGATATACCTGATGAAAGGGGTGAAACAAAGGAGCAGACTCCTGTTTACGGTATGGCTGTTGATTTAACAGGCAAAAATTCTGTTGAAAAACGAATTCTTGAACTTGAAAACAAGATTGTATCCGGTAAAATTATCACAAGGCCTGACCAAATAATTGTCAGCACTCTTCTTGCAGAAAAATTAAAAGTTTCTCCCGGAGATACAGTAACTCTGATAAGCAGTACCATGAACGGAAGTATGACTATGTGGAATTTTGTTATTTCCGGTACTGTACAATTTGGTATTTCGGGTCTGGATAAATCTCTTGTTATTGTTGATCTATCCGGAATTCAGCAGGCACTTGACATGGAGAATTGTGCAGGAGAAATAATAGGCCTGTTTAAAAATGATCTCTATATAAAGGATCAAAGCAGTTCTATTGCAGAGAATTTTAATGAAAAGTACAAAGATTCAGAAGATGAGTTTGCCCCTGTAATGGTTACTCTTTACAATCAGAACGAACTTGCCTCATATCTGGATATGGCTGCCATGTTCTCCGGTATAATTGCGTTTATTTTTATAGGGGCAATGTCAATTGTACTGTGGAATGCAGGCCTTTTGGGTGGATTAAGAAGATACGGTGAATTCGGAATAAGGCTGGCTATGGGTGAGACAAAACCTAAAATTTACAAATCCCTCATTCTTGAATCGTTGCTCATTGGAATATTCGGTTCAATTCTGGGTACTATGGCAGGCCTTGCAATAAGCTACTTTCTTGAATATCATGGTTTAAACATGTCATCAATGTTCAGAAATGCCACTCTTACTGTAAATGATGTAATCAGGGCTGACGTAAATGCAACAAGCTATTATATCGGTTTTATCCCGGGAATATGCGCTACAATTCTTGGTTCAGCTATTTCCGGAATTAATATTTTTAAAAGAAATACAGCACAGTTATTTAAAAAATTAGAGGCTTAA
- a CDS encoding outer membrane lipoprotein-sorting protein, whose amino-acid sequence MKMYNFTLAALFLILFNQQPDADKIISRVEENTLSINKYVISTMIIHGRRATRSVKARSWIQGEEKSFTEYIAPAREKGTKMLKIKDNLWMYSPSTDRIIRISGNMLRQSVLGSDLTYEDMMEDPKISNHYDPVIIGTEQFIGRPCWKIQLNAKSEDVSYKKRIILVDKERYLILQDQRYAKSSTLLRKVSVKKIELKEGRWVATHAVFKDMLKHGKGTEFIINEIKYNVKIPSYRFSKASLKR is encoded by the coding sequence ATGAAAATGTATAATTTTACTTTGGCAGCACTTTTTTTAATTCTGTTTAATCAGCAGCCCGATGCTGACAAGATCATATCAAGAGTTGAAGAAAACACTCTCTCAATAAATAAATATGTAATTTCCACAATGATTATTCATGGAAGAAGAGCAACCAGAAGTGTTAAGGCCAGGTCGTGGATACAGGGAGAGGAGAAATCATTTACAGAATACATTGCTCCTGCCAGAGAAAAAGGGACCAAAATGCTGAAAATAAAAGACAATTTATGGATGTATTCCCCTTCAACTGACAGAATAATCCGAATATCGGGCAACATGCTCAGGCAGTCAGTACTCGGATCTGATTTAACCTATGAAGATATGATGGAAGATCCTAAAATATCTAATCACTACGATCCCGTAATAATCGGTACAGAACAATTCATTGGCAGGCCTTGCTGGAAGATTCAGCTTAATGCAAAAAGCGAGGATGTTTCATACAAAAAAAGGATTATTCTTGTTGATAAAGAGCGCTATCTTATTCTTCAGGATCAAAGATATGCAAAAAGCAGTACTCTGCTTCGAAAAGTTTCGGTAAAAAAGATTGAACTCAAAGAGGGGAGATGGGTGGCAACCCATGCTGTTTTTAAGGATATGCTTAAGCACGGAAAAGGTACGGAATTTATTATCAATGAAATTAAGTATAATGTAAAAATTCCATCATACAGATTTTCCAAAGCATCTTTAAAAAGATAG
- a CDS encoding ABC transporter ATP-binding protein — MANNTIIETKNLLKEYPMGHTVLKAINNLSISFKSGEFAGVVGPSGSGKTTFLNIIGTLDNPTGGECRVLGENVEKLSSRKAAELRTKKIGFIFQTFNLLPVYTVFENIEFPLLLLNLDKKERKKMVMDALEWVGLKDRAASLPKELSGGECQRVAIARAVVKKPQIILADEPTANLDAKNSHNIMNTMRTLNSEFGITFLFATHDEKVMKYLGRKITLVDGKIDKDEILKSLDRGIEK; from the coding sequence ATGGCAAATAACACAATCATCGAGACGAAAAATCTTTTAAAAGAATATCCAATGGGGCACACAGTATTAAAAGCAATTAATAATCTGTCTATCTCTTTTAAAAGTGGGGAATTTGCGGGTGTTGTGGGACCCAGCGGCTCAGGTAAAACTACATTTCTAAACATAATCGGAACTTTGGACAATCCTACCGGAGGAGAGTGCAGAGTGCTGGGTGAGAATGTTGAGAAACTCAGCAGCAGGAAAGCTGCAGAATTAAGAACAAAAAAAATAGGTTTCATTTTTCAGACCTTCAACCTTCTTCCTGTTTATACTGTTTTCGAAAATATTGAATTCCCGTTATTACTATTAAACTTGGACAAAAAGGAACGCAAAAAAATGGTAATGGATGCTCTTGAATGGGTAGGTCTAAAAGACAGGGCAGCATCGCTTCCAAAAGAATTATCCGGAGGAGAATGCCAGAGAGTGGCAATTGCAAGAGCAGTTGTAAAAAAACCACAGATTATCCTTGCAGATGAACCTACTGCAAATCTGGATGCGAAAAATTCTCATAATATAATGAATACAATGAGAACTCTTAATTCAGAATTTGGTATTACGTTCTTATTTGCCACTCACGATGAAAAGGTGATGAAATATCTTGGAAGAAAAATCACATTGGTTGACGGTAAGATTGACAAAGATGAAATATTAAAATCCTTGGACAGGGGGATAGAAAAATGA